One Pseudomonas fluorescens genomic region harbors:
- the waaC gene encoding lipopolysaccharide heptosyltransferase I produces MRVLLIKTSSLGDVIHALPALTDAARAIPGIKFDWVVEEGFAEIPTWHPAVGKVIPVAIRRWRKNLWKTLTSGEWKRFKQSVRANKYDLVIDAQGLLKSAWLTRCVKAPVAGLDKGSAREPMAARFYDRKLAVARGQHAVERVRQLFAIALGYDLPKGLGDYGLNVERLVELPRKNPFVVFLHGTTWDTKHWPEIYWRELTERVGYLGVGVKLPWGNPQEKARAERIAAGFKHAEVLPKLNLAGVGKVLAGAQACVAVDTGLGHLAAALDVPTISLFGPTNPGLTGAYGKLQIHLASDFPCAPCMQKKCTYQPTEQDARQFDLKREQPLCFTRVNPERVASRLSTLLMAEELR; encoded by the coding sequence TTGCGGGTATTGCTGATCAAGACCTCATCGCTGGGTGACGTGATTCATGCGTTGCCAGCGCTGACCGACGCCGCCCGGGCCATTCCCGGGATCAAGTTCGACTGGGTCGTAGAGGAAGGCTTCGCCGAAATCCCGACGTGGCACCCCGCCGTCGGCAAAGTGATCCCGGTGGCCATCCGCCGCTGGCGCAAAAACCTCTGGAAGACCCTCACCAGCGGCGAATGGAAGCGCTTCAAGCAAAGCGTGCGGGCGAACAAATACGATTTGGTAATTGACGCTCAAGGTTTGCTGAAAAGCGCTTGGCTGACCCGCTGCGTCAAAGCCCCGGTCGCCGGCCTCGACAAAGGTTCGGCTCGCGAACCGATGGCTGCGCGTTTCTACGACCGCAAACTGGCCGTGGCGCGCGGACAGCACGCTGTCGAACGTGTACGTCAGTTGTTCGCCATCGCCCTCGGTTATGACCTGCCCAAAGGCTTGGGCGATTACGGCCTCAACGTTGAGCGACTGGTCGAGCTGCCGCGCAAGAATCCGTTCGTGGTGTTCTTGCATGGCACCACCTGGGACACCAAGCATTGGCCGGAAATCTACTGGCGTGAACTGACCGAACGGGTCGGCTACCTTGGGGTTGGCGTCAAGTTGCCGTGGGGCAATCCGCAGGAAAAGGCCCGCGCCGAGCGCATCGCCGCCGGCTTCAAGCACGCCGAAGTGCTGCCGAAACTCAATCTGGCCGGCGTCGGCAAAGTCCTTGCCGGGGCGCAAGCCTGCGTTGCGGTGGACACAGGCCTCGGTCACCTGGCCGCCGCACTCGACGTGCCGACCATCTCGCTGTTCGGCCCGACCAACCCGGGCCTGACCGGCGCCTACGGCAAATTGCAGATTCATCTGGCCAGCGACTTTCCGTGCGCGCCGTGCATGCAAAAGAAATGTACTTATCAACCGACCGAGCAGGATGCCCGTCAGTTTGACCTCAAGCGCGAGCAGCCTTTGTGCTTCACGCGTGTGAACCCCGAGCGTGTCGCCAGCCGACTGAGCACGTTGTTAATGGCTGAGGAGCTGCGCTGA
- a CDS encoding lipopolysaccharide kinase InaA family protein yields MAGWILEPEYSDLAADFGSLEAVFALQGERLTRDPLSEVIRVERNGVNYYVKRYVGAGKGLRRYLGKPRVKMEWQNLKRFAKWGIPTAEVVAWGLERRGAAYDRGAMITRELPRTEDLSALAERKDPKLDDRAWVDGVSRQLAGYTRTMHDHRFTHNDLKWRNLLIDDQARLFLIDCPNGDFWRGFWLKYRITKDLACLDKVAKYHLSNTQRLRFYLQYRGRDRLNAADKKRIRHVVRFFEGRE; encoded by the coding sequence ATGGCGGGTTGGATTCTTGAGCCTGAATACAGCGATCTCGCCGCCGACTTTGGCAGCCTCGAAGCGGTATTTGCCCTGCAGGGCGAGCGGCTGACCCGCGATCCGTTGTCCGAAGTCATTCGCGTCGAGCGCAACGGCGTCAACTATTACGTCAAACGCTACGTCGGCGCCGGTAAGGGCTTGCGCCGCTACCTCGGCAAGCCACGGGTGAAGATGGAATGGCAGAACCTCAAGCGCTTCGCCAAGTGGGGCATCCCCACTGCGGAGGTGGTGGCCTGGGGCCTGGAGCGTCGGGGCGCGGCGTACGACCGTGGCGCGATGATCACTCGCGAGTTGCCGCGCACCGAGGATCTCTCGGCGCTGGCCGAGCGCAAGGATCCCAAGCTCGACGACCGCGCCTGGGTCGATGGCGTCAGTCGGCAATTGGCCGGTTACACCCGCACCATGCACGACCATCGCTTCACCCATAACGATCTGAAGTGGCGCAATCTGCTGATCGACGATCAGGCGCGGCTGTTTCTGATCGACTGCCCGAACGGCGATTTCTGGCGCGGTTTCTGGCTCAAATACCGCATCACCAAAGATCTGGCGTGTCTCGACAAGGTCGCCAAATATCACCTGTCGAACACCCAGCGCCTGCGCTTTTATCTGCAATACCGTGGCCGCGATCGCCTGAATGCCGCTGACAAAAAGCGCATTCGCCACGTGGTGAGATTTTTCGAGGGACGTGAATGA
- a CDS encoding lipopolysaccharide kinase InaA family protein — protein MTDFLAAADRALLERNGLGTFEALWAKQLEAVDEPNTDGGGWSSVFRLELEGHAYYLKRQSNYLTRTLHAPFGEPSFAREFRNISRYNMLGIPALQAVFFGERKVKGEVRAILLTRALDGWDDLDSLLQRWSELPAVQQSAILKACGLLARRLHGLRQVHGCFYPKHIFMQADGSGYQAQLIDLEKTRPLLFGMRDRVKDLEPLRRRAPQWSEAQLRELLAAYLDQPTSSSLVDSWVKRLTARRSRKETR, from the coding sequence ATGACTGATTTTCTGGCCGCTGCAGACCGAGCGCTGCTTGAACGCAATGGTCTCGGCACCTTCGAGGCCTTGTGGGCCAAACAGCTTGAAGCGGTGGACGAGCCCAACACTGACGGCGGCGGCTGGAGCAGCGTGTTCCGTCTGGAGCTGGAAGGGCACGCGTATTACCTCAAGCGCCAGAGTAATTACCTGACGCGTACGTTGCATGCACCGTTCGGCGAGCCGAGTTTCGCCCGCGAATTTCGCAACATCAGCCGCTACAACATGCTGGGGATTCCAGCCTTGCAAGCGGTGTTTTTTGGCGAGCGCAAGGTCAAGGGTGAGGTTCGGGCAATTCTGCTGACTCGCGCCCTCGATGGCTGGGACGACCTCGATTCGCTGCTGCAGCGCTGGTCTGAGCTGCCGGCGGTACAACAGTCGGCGATTCTCAAGGCGTGCGGATTGCTCGCACGACGCCTGCACGGTTTGCGTCAGGTGCATGGTTGTTTTTACCCCAAACATATCTTTATGCAGGCTGACGGCAGCGGCTATCAGGCGCAGTTGATCGACCTGGAAAAGACCCGGCCGTTGCTGTTCGGCATGCGTGATCGCGTCAAGGATCTCGAGCCGTTGCGGCGCCGCGCTCCGCAGTGGAGCGAGGCGCAATTGCGCGAGTTGCTCGCGGCGTATCTGGATCAGCCGACGAGCAGCTCGTTGGTTGACAGTTGGGTCAAGCGGTTGACCGCCCGGCGCAGTCGCAAGGAGACGCGCTGA
- a CDS encoding lipopolysaccharide kinase InaA family protein — translation MQLADLKNAGRTPSLPLTITLADAAGPADLQLLSLLRVLPGQRYVGVGVWRGRPVLAKLLVGSKAARHFQRELNGVKLLAAQSMTTPLLLADGLKEGEGGWLLFEFLEGSESLGDVWHEVESLPVLADEQSAVLAEALSAIAQLHSKGLWQEDLHLDNLLRHNGELYLIDGAGICVETAGQPLSRQKVLENLGVFFAQLPKSLEPFTEELLVYYLLSNAEHALPLEALQKQIDKVRAWRLRDYLIKVGRECTLFAVQRGAFALRAIRREEETAMLPVLEQADALLDRGHLYKTGGAASVGKVEVAGRALVIKRYNIKNFAHWLKRFWRPSRAWHSWHEGNRLAFLGIATPKPLAVLEKRFLWLRRRAYLITEYLPGPDIIERFAPYVESGAAPETELQALDQLFARLIAERISHGDFKGHNLFWQEDRWALIDLDSMCQHASLGSFAPAYARDRARFMRNWPESSALHQVIDQRLPKDISSAV, via the coding sequence ATGCAGTTAGCCGATCTGAAAAACGCCGGGCGCACCCCGAGCCTGCCATTGACCATTACGCTCGCCGACGCCGCGGGCCCGGCCGATTTGCAATTGCTGAGCCTGTTGCGAGTGTTGCCGGGCCAGCGCTATGTCGGCGTCGGCGTGTGGCGCGGTCGGCCAGTACTGGCGAAATTGCTGGTCGGCAGCAAGGCTGCGCGGCATTTTCAGCGTGAACTCAACGGCGTGAAACTGCTGGCGGCGCAGAGCATGACCACGCCGCTGCTATTGGCCGATGGCTTGAAGGAAGGCGAGGGTGGCTGGCTGCTGTTCGAATTTCTCGAAGGCTCCGAGAGCTTGGGTGACGTTTGGCATGAGGTCGAATCCTTGCCCGTGCTGGCCGATGAGCAATCGGCGGTGCTGGCCGAAGCGCTCAGTGCTATCGCGCAATTGCACAGCAAAGGTCTGTGGCAGGAAGACCTGCACCTCGATAATTTGCTGCGCCACAACGGCGAGCTGTACCTGATCGATGGCGCCGGCATCTGCGTGGAGACCGCCGGTCAACCGTTGTCGCGACAGAAGGTGCTGGAAAACCTCGGCGTCTTTTTCGCCCAGCTACCCAAATCGCTGGAACCGTTCACCGAAGAATTGCTGGTGTATTACCTGTTGAGTAATGCCGAGCACGCGCTACCGCTGGAAGCGCTGCAAAAGCAGATCGACAAGGTGCGCGCCTGGCGGCTGCGCGATTACCTGATCAAGGTCGGTCGCGAGTGCACACTGTTTGCGGTGCAGCGTGGCGCGTTCGCTTTGCGCGCTATTCGTCGCGAAGAAGAAACGGCGATGCTGCCGGTGCTGGAGCAGGCCGATGCCCTGCTCGATCGGGGCCATCTGTATAAAACCGGCGGCGCGGCGAGCGTCGGCAAGGTTGAGGTCGCCGGGCGAGCGCTGGTCATCAAACGCTACAACATCAAGAATTTCGCCCATTGGCTCAAGCGCTTCTGGCGCCCGAGCCGTGCGTGGCATTCGTGGCATGAAGGTAATCGGCTGGCGTTTCTCGGCATCGCCACGCCGAAACCACTGGCGGTGCTGGAAAAGCGTTTCCTGTGGCTACGCCGTCGAGCCTATCTGATCACCGAGTACTTGCCCGGGCCTGACATCATCGAACGCTTTGCGCCATATGTGGAAAGTGGCGCGGCACCGGAAACCGAGCTGCAAGCGCTGGATCAACTGTTTGCGCGATTGATCGCCGAGCGCATCAGTCATGGCGATTTCAAAGGGCATAACCTGTTCTGGCAGGAGGATCGCTGGGCGCTGATCGATCTTGATTCGATGTGTCAGCATGCCTCACTCGGCAGTTTCGCCCCGGCCTATGCCCGAGATCGCGCCCGGTTCATGCGCAACTGGCCCGAGAGCAGCGCATTGCATCAAGTCATTGATCAGCGTTTGCCCAAAGACATCTCCAGCGCAGTCTGA
- a CDS encoding glycosyltransferase family 4 protein — translation MQLAFVLYKYFPFGGLQRDFMRIALECQKRGHQIRVYTLIWEGDVPPGFEVLVAPVKAFFNHRRNEKLSAWMEADLAKRPVDRLIGFNKMPGLDVYYAADGCFEDKAQNLRHSLYRRWGRYRHFAEYERAVFAKDAKTEVLMISEVQQPLFIKHYDTPLERFHLLPPGIAQDRRRPADADEIRAGFRAEFNLKDDELLLVQIGSGFKTKGVDRSLKALAALPAELKKRTRLFVIGQDDPKLFQMQSATLGLGDNVTFLKGRSDIPRFLLGADLLIHPAYNENTGTVLLEALVAGLPVLVSAVCGYAHYIAEADAGRVLDEPFDQAQLTQYLTEMLSDDAARAAWSRNGLAFAETADLYSMPQHAADVILAEHA, via the coding sequence ATGCAATTGGCATTCGTCCTGTACAAATATTTCCCGTTCGGCGGCTTGCAGCGCGATTTCATGCGCATCGCCCTTGAATGCCAGAAGCGCGGTCATCAGATCCGTGTCTACACGTTGATCTGGGAAGGTGATGTGCCGCCGGGGTTCGAAGTGCTGGTGGCGCCGGTCAAGGCATTCTTCAACCATCGTCGCAATGAAAAACTCAGCGCGTGGATGGAAGCGGATCTGGCCAAGCGCCCGGTCGATCGCCTGATTGGTTTCAACAAGATGCCGGGGCTCGACGTGTATTACGCCGCCGACGGCTGTTTCGAAGACAAGGCGCAGAACCTGCGCCATTCGCTGTACCGCCGCTGGGGCCGTTATCGCCACTTCGCCGAGTACGAGCGCGCGGTGTTCGCCAAAGACGCGAAAACCGAAGTGCTGATGATTTCCGAAGTGCAGCAGCCGCTGTTCATCAAGCATTACGACACGCCGCTGGAGCGCTTTCACTTGCTGCCGCCGGGTATCGCTCAGGATCGTCGGCGTCCAGCGGATGCCGACGAGATTCGTGCCGGTTTCCGTGCCGAATTCAATTTGAAGGACGACGAACTGCTGCTGGTGCAGATCGGTTCGGGGTTCAAGACCAAAGGCGTCGATCGCAGCCTCAAAGCATTGGCCGCATTGCCTGCGGAACTGAAAAAACGCACCCGGCTGTTTGTAATCGGCCAGGATGACCCCAAATTGTTCCAGATGCAGAGTGCGACATTGGGCCTGGGTGACAACGTGACGTTCCTCAAGGGCCGCAGCGATATCCCGCGCTTCCTGCTCGGTGCCGATCTGTTGATCCACCCGGCGTACAACGAAAACACCGGCACGGTGTTGCTCGAGGCACTGGTGGCCGGTCTGCCGGTGCTGGTCAGCGCGGTCTGCGGTTACGCCCATTACATCGCCGAGGCCGACGCCGGGCGTGTGCTGGACGAGCCGTTCGATCAGGCGCAACTGACCCAATACCTGACCGAAATGTTGAGCGACGACGCTGCACGCGCGGCCTGGAGCCGCAACGGTCTGGCCTTCGCCGAGACGGCCGACCTCTACAGCATGCCGCAGCACGCGGCCGATGTGATTCTGGCGGAGCACGCTTAA
- a CDS encoding YceK/YidQ family lipoprotein, with product MIRKAVMLCAVSAVLSGCGSVLTVLQDDADVARDMRKQKTYCQSIPRIYSGLAYDFCVLNAPPDPTGFLVPFVLLDLPLSGVFDTVSLPYTIYRQIEDGNVGIYWRPSGR from the coding sequence ATGATCAGAAAGGCTGTAATGCTGTGTGCTGTTTCCGCGGTTTTATCCGGCTGCGGCAGTGTGCTGACCGTCCTGCAGGACGACGCCGACGTCGCCCGCGACATGAGAAAACAGAAAACCTACTGCCAGTCCATACCACGTATCTACAGCGGTCTGGCCTATGACTTCTGTGTCCTGAATGCACCGCCCGACCCCACCGGTTTTCTGGTGCCGTTCGTATTGCTCGATCTGCCGCTATCGGGCGTATTCGACACTGTGTCCTTGCCGTACACGATCTACCGGCAGATTGAGGATGGAAATGTCGGTATTTACTGGCGACCAAGCGGCAGGTGA
- a CDS encoding carbamoyltransferase produces MALTILGLSGALSHDPSAALYIDGKLVAAAEEERFVRDKHAKNRMPYESAKFCLEQAGIKPSDVDVVAIPFAPISLFGKARWHYAKRYWYAPDRALDAILMGNRRYKRYRNKIVWCLEQLGFDPKKIKIEPVEHHLAHASSAYHCSGFKEKTAILGIDGKGEYATTFFGYGENGKIHKIKEFFDPDSLGGLYGAITEFLGFEMLDGEFKVMGMAPYGDASKYDFSRLASFENGELVINTDYANVIGLRRYKEKGKGFYFSPKLIEWLGPKREGDIADEPYIHYAASMQALFEKLALQMIDHYLGDVLKETGKLAFAGGCALNVKLNQKIIARDDIKELFVQPASGDAGTAVGAAAYVSHARGVPVEKMEHVYLGPSYSNEDVIAACARHENKPTWRKLDNMPEQIAKIMVDGNPVAWFQGRMEFGPRALGGRSIIGCPSVPGVADRINHQIKFRERWRPFCPSMLDTVAPQMIKIDHPAPFMTFTFEVAEEWKTRVPEVVHEDGTSRAQVLKREYNPRYYDMMKALEVLTGNGVSLNTSLNRRGEPMICSPTDALNMFFGSDLQYLIMEDILVVKEGANAYDSLG; encoded by the coding sequence GTGGCATTGACGATTCTTGGCCTGTCCGGCGCCCTTAGCCATGATCCTTCAGCAGCCTTGTACATTGACGGCAAGCTGGTGGCGGCGGCTGAAGAAGAGCGCTTCGTACGCGATAAACATGCAAAGAACCGCATGCCCTACGAATCGGCAAAGTTCTGCCTTGAGCAGGCCGGTATCAAGCCGTCCGACGTTGACGTGGTAGCGATTCCGTTCGCGCCGATCAGCCTGTTCGGCAAGGCCCGCTGGCATTACGCCAAGCGTTACTGGTACGCGCCGGATCGCGCCCTCGATGCGATCCTGATGGGCAACCGTCGCTACAAGCGCTATCGCAACAAGATCGTCTGGTGCCTGGAGCAACTGGGCTTCGATCCGAAAAAAATCAAGATCGAGCCGGTCGAGCACCACTTGGCTCACGCCTCGAGCGCCTATCACTGCTCGGGTTTCAAAGAGAAGACCGCGATTCTCGGCATTGACGGCAAGGGTGAATACGCCACGACCTTCTTCGGTTATGGCGAGAACGGCAAGATCCACAAGATCAAGGAATTCTTCGATCCTGATTCGCTTGGTGGCCTGTACGGCGCGATTACCGAGTTCCTCGGTTTCGAGATGCTCGACGGCGAGTTCAAGGTCATGGGCATGGCGCCTTACGGCGACGCCAGCAAATACGACTTCTCCCGTCTGGCCTCGTTCGAGAACGGCGAGTTGGTGATCAACACCGATTACGCCAACGTGATCGGCCTGCGTCGCTATAAAGAGAAGGGCAAAGGCTTTTACTTTTCGCCGAAGCTGATCGAATGGCTGGGCCCGAAACGCGAAGGCGATATCGCTGACGAACCGTACATCCACTACGCCGCGAGCATGCAAGCGCTGTTCGAAAAACTGGCGTTGCAGATGATCGACCACTATCTGGGCGACGTGCTCAAGGAAACCGGCAAGCTCGCGTTCGCCGGTGGCTGTGCGTTGAACGTCAAACTCAACCAGAAAATCATCGCTCGCGATGACATCAAAGAGCTGTTCGTCCAACCGGCATCCGGCGATGCCGGTACCGCTGTCGGCGCCGCTGCTTACGTATCCCACGCCCGTGGCGTGCCGGTCGAGAAGATGGAACACGTCTACCTCGGCCCGTCGTACAGCAACGAAGACGTGATTGCCGCGTGCGCCCGTCACGAGAACAAGCCGACCTGGCGCAAGCTCGATAACATGCCGGAGCAGATCGCCAAAATCATGGTCGACGGTAATCCGGTGGCCTGGTTCCAGGGGCGCATGGAATTCGGCCCGCGCGCACTGGGCGGTCGTTCGATCATCGGTTGCCCGAGCGTGCCTGGCGTGGCTGACCGGATCAACCATCAGATCAAGTTCCGCGAGCGCTGGAGGCCTTTCTGCCCGTCGATGCTCGACACCGTCGCGCCGCAGATGATCAAGATCGACCACCCGGCTCCCTTCATGACGTTCACCTTTGAAGTGGCGGAAGAGTGGAAGACCCGCGTGCCGGAAGTCGTCCACGAAGACGGTACGTCCCGTGCCCAGGTGCTCAAGCGCGAATACAACCCGCGCTACTACGACATGATGAAGGCGCTGGAAGTCCTGACTGGCAATGGCGTGTCGCTCAACACCTCGCTCAACCGCCGTGGCGAACCGATGATCTGCTCGCCGACCGATGCGCTGAACATGTTCTTCGGCTCCGATTTGCAATACCTGATCATGGAAGACATTCTGGTGGTCAAAGAGGGCGCTAACGCTTATGACTCGCTCGGCTGA
- the rfaP gene encoding lipopolysaccharide core heptose(I) kinase RfaP produces MKLMLAEPFKSLWAGRDPFAEVEGLQGEVYRELEARRTLRTEVDGNGFFVKIHRGIGWGEIFKNLLTAKLPVLGAGQEWKAIQRLQEVGVPTMTAVAYGEKGSNPADQHSFIVTEELAPTISLEDFSIDWIKQPPEPKLKRALIAEVARMTGMMHRAGVNHRDCYICHFLLHTDKPVTPQDFKLSVIDLHRAQTRAKITQRWRNKDLAALYFSALDIGLTRRDKLRFLKGYFQQPLRQILAEEAALLSWLEGKANKLYARKQRYGDAL; encoded by the coding sequence ATGAAGTTGATGCTGGCTGAACCGTTCAAAAGCCTTTGGGCCGGACGCGACCCGTTCGCCGAAGTCGAAGGCTTGCAGGGCGAGGTATACCGCGAGCTGGAAGCACGTCGGACATTGCGCACGGAAGTCGACGGGAACGGATTTTTCGTGAAAATCCACCGTGGCATCGGCTGGGGCGAAATCTTCAAGAACCTGCTCACCGCCAAGCTGCCGGTGCTCGGCGCGGGTCAGGAGTGGAAGGCCATCCAGCGTCTGCAGGAAGTCGGCGTGCCGACCATGACAGCCGTCGCGTATGGCGAAAAGGGCAGCAACCCGGCAGATCAGCATTCGTTCATCGTCACCGAAGAACTGGCGCCGACCATCAGCCTCGAAGACTTCAGCATCGACTGGATCAAACAGCCGCCCGAGCCAAAACTCAAGCGCGCGCTGATTGCCGAAGTCGCACGCATGACCGGCATGATGCACCGCGCCGGGGTCAACCATCGCGACTGCTACATCTGCCACTTCCTGCTGCACACCGACAAACCGGTCACGCCGCAAGATTTCAAACTCTCGGTGATCGACCTGCACCGCGCCCAGACCCGCGCCAAGATCACCCAGCGCTGGCGCAACAAGGATCTGGCGGCGCTGTACTTTTCCGCGCTGGACATCGGCCTGACCCGCCGCGACAAGTTGCGCTTCCTCAAGGGTTATTTCCAGCAGCCGCTACGGCAGATTCTCGCTGAAGAGGCGGCGCTGTTGAGCTGGCTCGAAGGCAAAGCCAACAAGCTCTACGCGCGCAAACAGCGTTACGGAGATGCGCTCTGA